The following proteins come from a genomic window of Gottfriedia acidiceleris:
- a CDS encoding LysR family transcriptional regulator, producing the protein MNFEQLEYIVYVASEKSISKAAEKLYISTSAISQSISQLERELNITIFNRSRIGTTPTPEGNIVIMKAINILSNIKQLNEELFNLNIKKEKQLKIVAATAFFDIFQEAVTNFNIENPQISIDVEEMLQEQLLKSFHPDRYDVGFLPMEKEELDKYPKLGRKLISRARVGIVVGKNSKLFNYEYVTPADLNNEKIVILKNTKNSIVKKFSKCITNHVILTTNNPRLLLNVVKESAGFSFIHEFTVKNYPTFRNDELKVIPITYTDETNYIYQDIWAIYSREHGLSSSSNEIIKHMLFQLNK; encoded by the coding sequence ATGAATTTCGAACAATTAGAGTATATTGTTTATGTAGCAAGTGAAAAATCAATATCTAAAGCTGCCGAAAAGTTATATATCTCTACATCAGCTATAAGCCAATCTATTTCACAACTAGAAAGAGAATTAAATATAACAATATTTAATCGTTCAAGGATAGGAACTACTCCTACACCTGAAGGAAATATTGTAATAATGAAAGCAATAAATATATTATCGAATATTAAGCAATTAAATGAGGAACTTTTTAACTTAAATATTAAAAAGGAAAAACAGTTAAAAATCGTTGCAGCAACAGCATTTTTTGATATTTTTCAAGAAGCAGTAACAAACTTCAATATAGAAAATCCTCAAATCTCCATTGACGTTGAGGAAATGCTTCAAGAACAGTTACTAAAAAGTTTTCATCCAGATCGTTATGATGTTGGTTTCCTACCAATGGAGAAAGAAGAATTAGATAAATATCCAAAATTGGGTAGAAAGTTAATCAGTAGAGCAAGAGTAGGTATTGTAGTTGGAAAGAATTCTAAATTATTCAATTATGAATATGTAACACCTGCAGATTTAAATAATGAGAAAATAGTAATATTAAAAAATACAAAAAATAGCATAGTAAAAAAGTTTTCAAAATGTATTACTAATCATGTTATCTTAACGACAAATAATCCTAGACTACTATTAAACGTCGTTAAGGAAAGTGCTGGTTTTTCTTTTATTCATGAGTTTACAGTAAAAAACTACCCAACATTTCGTAATGATGAACTCAAAGTAATACCAATTACATATACTGATGAAACGAATTACATCTATCAGGATATATGGGCTATTTATTCGCGAGAACATGGACTATCAAG
- a CDS encoding response regulator transcription factor, translated as MLAKLVPNHPRNNNTVIFVENSLFVAGIRTILEFNRINAIKINLEDSFSFQEVSNSILITQVSGEEMVKYARSIMLHDDSSKIITIKNSLDFYEIDRLLNVGVKGICLTDVDEAYLVNTVKLVQGGQFMVDNRFTNELIKEYKFLKDNSIHFMPPNDSYIKELLTNREYEILHLLVKGFSNIQIGKELFISNKTVKNHVANILMKLDVPDRLNAVIKVIKNNWISIKQ; from the coding sequence ATGTTAGCAAAATTAGTTCCCAATCATCCAAGAAATAATAATACTGTTATTTTTGTTGAAAATTCGCTTTTCGTTGCGGGTATTCGTACAATATTAGAATTTAATCGAATAAATGCTATTAAAATTAATTTAGAAGATAGTTTTTCTTTCCAGGAAGTTAGTAATTCAATTCTTATAACTCAAGTTTCGGGAGAAGAAATGGTAAAGTATGCAAGAAGTATTATGTTACATGATGATTCTTCGAAGATTATTACTATTAAAAACTCTTTAGACTTTTATGAAATAGATCGTTTATTGAATGTAGGAGTAAAAGGTATTTGTTTAACAGATGTTGACGAGGCCTATTTAGTGAATACTGTTAAGCTAGTGCAGGGTGGACAATTCATGGTAGACAATCGCTTTACGAATGAATTGATAAAAGAATACAAGTTTCTTAAGGATAATTCAATCCATTTTATGCCGCCCAATGATTCATATATAAAAGAGCTACTTACAAATAGAGAATACGAAATACTTCACCTTTTAGTAAAGGGATTTTCGAATATCCAAATTGGTAAGGAATTATTTATTTCGAATAAAACAGTCAAAAATCATGTTGCCAATATTTTGATGAAATTAGACGTGCCAGATCGCTTAAATGCAGTCATAAAAGTAATTAAAAATAACTGGATTTCAATAAAACAATAG
- a CDS encoding DUF2935 domain-containing protein, with the protein MPDFVQTANFEHSFWLHVLRDHSQFILDALPSKQEEEIKIAKSFYVIFNNLFTRVNNNENMNEITIQAEKSALALRDFKLSLLTKHITDANFTIYLTPTFLNHMVNELEEYLLVLSYLKQNQTPPIFNELHHHLLWVLDAAGHADAIYTNLDGTEKMLRKKSHEFTKHFEHFYLKAVELTGYLRTKLSTFPALKRMNQDVKLEIQLFQIFLKEIEELDISSQMLSNFSALMADHMYREEMYFLKKLEESSSINN; encoded by the coding sequence ATGCCGGATTTTGTACAAACAGCCAATTTTGAGCATTCGTTTTGGTTACATGTGTTAAGAGATCATTCTCAATTTATATTGGATGCTTTACCGTCTAAGCAAGAGGAAGAAATTAAGATTGCAAAATCATTTTACGTAATTTTTAATAATTTATTTACTAGGGTAAATAATAATGAAAATATGAACGAAATTACAATTCAAGCAGAAAAAAGTGCTTTAGCACTACGCGACTTCAAACTTTCATTGCTAACGAAGCATATTACTGACGCTAATTTTACGATTTACTTAACACCTACATTTTTAAACCATATGGTTAATGAATTGGAAGAATATTTATTAGTGCTATCCTACTTAAAACAAAATCAAACCCCACCTATCTTCAATGAACTTCATCATCATTTATTATGGGTGCTAGATGCAGCAGGTCATGCAGATGCAATTTATACGAATCTCGATGGTACAGAAAAAATGCTAAGAAAGAAAAGTCATGAATTTACAAAACATTTCGAACACTTCTATTTAAAAGCAGTAGAACTGACCGGATATTTACGTACTAAACTAAGTACATTTCCTGCATTAAAAAGAATGAACCAAGACGTAAAATTAGAAATTCAGCTTTTTCAAATATTTCTAAAAGAAATTGAAGAATTAGATATTTCCAGCCAAATGTTGAGTAACTTTTCCGCTTTAATGGCAGATCATATGTACAGAGAAGAAATGTATTTCTTAAAAAAATTAGAAGAATCTTCATCCATTAATAATTAA
- a CDS encoding M20 metallopeptidase family protein, which translates to MNHLETLIDELADQYFTRLIEIRRHLHMYPELSNQEFQTTNFINQELEKANIKKIQLNSQTGTAAEICGISGPIVALRADIDALPIQEESNLPFRSVIDGIAHMCGHDVHTTITLGVGFILQELKHLIPGTVRLIFQPAEESEGGAEQMIAEGLLNDVKAIIGLHNMPDLPVGTIGIKEGFLMASVDDFAIKIKGKGGHAALPEKAIDPIVIGSAVVNLIQTLVSRTISPKDSAVITVGSFQAGNTNNVIPEFAVLKGTVRTSSETIRKQIQENFQTLVQNLVHSLGGEVEIDYQVLLPAVFNDSKVTSIVREAAISTVGVEHVVTAESTMGGEDFSFYQQKVPGSYIWLGSGNKEKDITYGWHHPKFMVDEDAIKIGVKLMVKSVLKLLTDTTLDK; encoded by the coding sequence ATGAATCATTTAGAAACACTAATAGATGAATTAGCAGATCAATATTTTACAAGACTAATAGAAATCCGTAGACATTTGCATATGTATCCTGAATTAAGTAATCAAGAATTTCAAACTACGAATTTTATCAATCAAGAATTAGAAAAAGCTAATATCAAAAAAATACAGTTGAATAGTCAAACAGGAACTGCAGCCGAAATCTGTGGTATATCGGGGCCGATTGTTGCACTCCGAGCTGATATTGACGCACTTCCAATACAAGAAGAATCCAATTTACCGTTTCGTTCAGTTATTGATGGAATCGCTCATATGTGTGGACATGATGTTCATACGACTATTACACTCGGAGTTGGATTTATTTTACAGGAATTAAAACACCTGATTCCTGGTACAGTTCGATTGATCTTTCAACCTGCTGAGGAGTCTGAAGGTGGCGCTGAGCAAATGATCGCTGAGGGCTTACTTAACGATGTAAAAGCAATTATCGGACTTCACAATATGCCGGATCTTCCAGTTGGTACGATTGGAATTAAAGAAGGCTTCCTAATGGCAAGTGTCGATGATTTTGCAATTAAGATTAAAGGGAAAGGCGGTCATGCGGCACTTCCTGAAAAAGCAATTGATCCGATTGTGATTGGCAGTGCTGTTGTCAACCTTATACAAACTCTAGTTAGCAGAACAATTTCTCCAAAAGATTCTGCTGTCATAACTGTTGGATCATTTCAGGCTGGGAACACAAATAATGTAATCCCTGAATTTGCAGTCTTAAAAGGCACAGTTCGAACTTCAAGTGAAACAATTCGAAAGCAAATTCAAGAAAACTTTCAAACACTAGTTCAAAATCTCGTCCATTCACTTGGAGGAGAAGTAGAAATAGATTATCAAGTATTACTGCCCGCAGTATTCAACGATTCGAAAGTAACATCAATAGTACGAGAAGCAGCAATCTCAACAGTCGGAGTAGAACATGTTGTGACTGCAGAATCGACAATGGGCGGAGAAGATTTTTCATTCTATCAACAAAAAGTGCCTGGTTCTTATATTTGGTTAGGCTCTGGAAATAAAGAAAAAGATATAACCTATGGATGGCATCACCCAAAATTTATGGTCGATGAAGATGCAATAAAAATTGGTGTAAAACTAATGGTAAAATCGGTATTAAAACTATTAACGGATACAACTCTTGATAAATAA
- the anmK gene encoding anhydro-N-acetylmuramic acid kinase AnmK has product MSGTSLDGIDAALVEITGYGPETEVRLIDFMTVPLEEGLLNEIQNAITLVSSNAQHLCSLNFKLGYAFANAVKQICRKNEFSLEQLEFIGSHGQTIYHQPEAHGNFIQSTLQLGEPAVIAYETNTQVVSNFRVMDMAAGGYGAPLVPHSELLLYKSKTKTRLLQNIGGIGNVTIIPRNSTIDDLVAFDTGPGNMIIDEICKRYFNVPYDPNGDLAAKGNVNERLLERCMSIPYILAPIPKTTGRELFGTQFVDEILEEFSDISPIDLVTTMTMFTAKSIAENYKKFILPGHPIDEVIVGGGGSHNKTLLCMLQELLGEDSKVLVQEDIGFSSDAKEAIAFAILANETLNGLPSNVPGATKANRLVVLGNITPIPY; this is encoded by the coding sequence ATGTCGGGTACATCTTTAGATGGCATCGATGCAGCTTTAGTAGAAATCACTGGATATGGACCTGAGACAGAGGTAAGATTGATTGATTTTATGACAGTTCCTCTTGAGGAAGGTTTATTAAATGAAATTCAAAATGCTATTACACTTGTTTCCTCAAACGCTCAGCATTTATGTAGTTTAAACTTTAAGCTTGGCTATGCTTTTGCAAATGCAGTAAAGCAAATTTGTAGGAAAAATGAATTTTCGCTAGAGCAACTTGAGTTTATTGGGTCGCATGGTCAAACGATTTATCACCAGCCTGAAGCTCATGGAAATTTCATTCAATCTACTTTGCAGTTAGGAGAGCCTGCGGTTATTGCATATGAAACAAACACGCAAGTTGTTTCCAATTTTCGAGTGATGGATATGGCAGCTGGTGGGTATGGTGCACCTTTAGTTCCACATTCTGAGTTATTACTTTATAAAAGTAAAACTAAAACACGTTTATTACAAAATATTGGTGGAATCGGTAATGTTACGATTATTCCAAGGAATTCTACTATCGACGATTTGGTAGCCTTTGATACAGGTCCAGGTAATATGATTATTGATGAAATTTGTAAGCGCTATTTTAACGTGCCATATGATCCTAATGGTGATTTAGCTGCTAAAGGTAATGTAAATGAGAGATTACTAGAAAGATGCATGAGTATTCCTTATATTTTAGCACCTATACCTAAAACAACAGGAAGAGAGTTATTTGGTACACAGTTTGTTGATGAAATATTAGAAGAGTTTAGCGATATTTCACCGATTGATTTAGTGACAACAATGACGATGTTTACTGCAAAATCGATTGCTGAAAATTATAAAAAGTTTATTTTACCAGGCCATCCGATTGATGAAGTAATTGTAGGTGGCGGAGGTAGTCATAATAAAACGCTACTATGCATGCTTCAAGAATTATTAGGTGAGGATTCAAAAGTATTAGTTCAAGAAGATATTGGTTTTTCTTCGGACGCAAAAGAAGCCATTGCCTTTGCGATTTTAGCAAATGAAACTTTAAACGGTTTACCAAGTAATGTACCTGGAGCAACAAAGGCAAATCGTTTAGTTGTTTTAGGAAATATTACACCAATACCATACTAG
- a CDS encoding DUF871 domain-containing protein, whose amino-acid sequence MKKLGISIYPEHSTVEKDKAYIKLAHQYGFKRIFTCLLSVNGDKEQIIKEFKEIVDYANSLEMEVIVDIAPRVFGILNISYNDLSFFADLGAYGVRLDMGFTGNEESIMTYNPYGLKIEINMSNATKYLENILAYKPNQSNLIGSHNFYPHRYAGLSYSHFVKCSEEFKKHGIRTAAFINSQAATYGPWPVSEGLCTLEMHRNLSVVTQAKHLFYSDLIDDVIIANAYASEEEFKQLSELNQNGKELFTLNIDLHDSITDLEKKIVLEEFHFYRGDVSDYLIRSTQSRVKYRDEEFKPTYTPPIRRGDILIENELYGQYKGELQIALQNMENSGKTNVVGRIVEEEIFLLDFLHPWSKFQFKEN is encoded by the coding sequence GTGAAAAAATTAGGAATTTCAATTTATCCAGAGCACTCAACGGTTGAAAAAGATAAGGCCTATATTAAATTAGCTCATCAATATGGTTTTAAACGAATCTTTACGTGTCTATTATCAGTTAATGGAGACAAGGAACAGATTATAAAAGAATTCAAAGAAATAGTTGATTATGCAAATAGTTTAGAGATGGAAGTCATTGTTGATATTGCTCCTCGAGTATTTGGCATATTAAATATATCATATAATGATTTATCATTTTTTGCTGATTTAGGAGCTTATGGAGTTAGACTTGATATGGGATTTACTGGGAATGAAGAGTCCATTATGACTTATAATCCATATGGGTTGAAAATTGAAATTAACATGAGTAATGCTACGAAATATCTAGAAAATATATTAGCCTATAAGCCTAATCAATCTAATTTAATCGGATCTCATAATTTTTATCCGCATCGTTATGCAGGTTTGAGTTATTCACATTTTGTTAAATGTAGTGAAGAGTTTAAAAAGCATGGTATTCGTACAGCAGCATTTATTAATTCACAGGCTGCAACATATGGACCTTGGCCTGTGTCAGAAGGTCTTTGTACTTTAGAGATGCATCGTAATTTATCAGTCGTAACTCAAGCGAAACATTTATTTTATTCAGACTTAATTGATGATGTTATTATCGCAAATGCTTATGCATCTGAAGAAGAGTTCAAACAGCTTTCGGAGCTAAATCAGAACGGTAAAGAATTATTTACACTAAATATTGACTTACATGATTCAATTACAGATTTAGAGAAAAAGATTGTTTTAGAGGAGTTTCATTTTTATCGCGGGGACGTATCAGATTACTTAATTCGTTCAACTCAGTCTCGCGTTAAATATCGAGATGAAGAGTTTAAACCTACTTATACTCCACCTATTCGTAGAGGCGATATTTTAATAGAAAATGAATTATATGGTCAGTATAAAGGTGAATTGCAAATAGCACTACAGAATATGGAGAATTCAGGGAAAACGAATGTGGTTGGACGTATTGTTGAGGAAGAAATCTTCCTACTAGATTTCTTACATCCTTGGAGTAAGTTCCAGTTTAAAGAAAACTAA
- a CDS encoding PTS sugar transporter subunit IIB → MKVLFVCAGGMSSAIVVNALRKEAEKNGIQMEVQAVGTQEFGEEVKNGWDVAMVAPQVRHRFDSFKAEADAANVPCEVIPPMAYTPLGGPKLLTMVQEITKK, encoded by the coding sequence ATGAAGGTATTATTTGTATGTGCAGGCGGGATGTCAAGTGCAATTGTTGTGAATGCATTAAGAAAAGAAGCGGAAAAAAACGGTATCCAAATGGAAGTACAAGCAGTGGGAACTCAAGAGTTTGGTGAAGAAGTTAAAAACGGTTGGGACGTAGCCATGGTAGCACCACAAGTTCGTCACCGATTTGATAGCTTTAAAGCTGAGGCAGATGCTGCAAATGTTCCATGTGAAGTAATACCGCCTATGGCTTACACACCACTTGGTGGACCAAAACTATTAACAATGGTACAAGAGATTACTAAAAAATAA
- a CDS encoding PTS sugar transporter subunit IIC, with amino-acid sequence MNGFINFMENKLSGPMAKISEQKHLRSIRDGVISALPFIIIGSLFLIIAFPPLPEKWAISLWAKKHIFEILIPYRLTMYIMSLYIAYGIGYNLSKNYKMDPLSGAQLSAAAFLLTLTPQLVDKVGMVLPMGNMGGHGLFVAMCTSIFSVESLRFFKEKKITIKMPDSVPPSVARSFESLIPVAFVVFVLTLVTVVFKIDLHTLVDKAISPLVSAGDSLGGVLVPVFFITFFWIFGIHGDSIVGTVARPLWEVYLAKNAEAVAAGQTIPHVAPETFFQWFIWIGGSGATIGLVLAMLFFSKSQYTKAVGKSAIIPGIFNINEPVIFGAPIVLNPILIIPFVLTPFITATLSYFATVAGFVRPTYIMVPWTLPAPIGAYLSTGGDWRAIVLVFINIAISFFVYLPFFKVYDNKLAQEENVTTVTEKNSLTL; translated from the coding sequence ATGAACGGTTTTATTAATTTTATGGAAAATAAACTTTCTGGCCCAATGGCAAAGATTTCTGAACAAAAACATTTACGTTCAATTCGTGATGGAGTTATTTCTGCACTACCTTTTATTATTATTGGTTCTTTATTCTTAATAATTGCTTTTCCTCCATTACCAGAAAAGTGGGCAATCTCACTTTGGGCAAAAAAACATATTTTTGAGATTTTAATTCCATATCGTTTAACGATGTATATTATGTCACTATATATAGCCTATGGTATTGGATATAACTTGTCGAAAAACTACAAGATGGATCCTTTATCAGGTGCTCAATTATCGGCTGCTGCATTCCTTTTAACTTTAACACCTCAACTAGTTGATAAAGTTGGAATGGTATTACCGATGGGAAATATGGGTGGCCATGGATTATTCGTAGCAATGTGTACATCTATTTTTTCTGTAGAATCTTTACGATTTTTTAAAGAGAAGAAAATTACGATTAAAATGCCAGATTCGGTTCCACCATCAGTTGCACGTTCATTTGAATCATTAATTCCTGTTGCCTTTGTTGTATTCGTATTAACTTTAGTAACTGTTGTCTTTAAAATTGATTTACATACTTTAGTGGATAAAGCAATTTCTCCTTTAGTTAGTGCTGGAGACAGTCTTGGAGGAGTATTAGTACCGGTATTCTTTATTACGTTTTTCTGGATTTTTGGTATTCATGGTGACTCAATTGTTGGTACAGTGGCAAGACCACTTTGGGAAGTATATTTAGCAAAAAATGCTGAAGCTGTAGCAGCTGGACAAACTATTCCTCACGTAGCACCTGAAACTTTCTTTCAATGGTTTATTTGGATTGGTGGCTCTGGAGCAACAATTGGACTAGTATTAGCAATGTTATTTTTCTCAAAATCACAATATACAAAAGCTGTTGGTAAATCAGCAATTATTCCTGGTATCTTCAATATTAATGAACCAGTAATTTTCGGTGCACCAATTGTTTTAAATCCAATTTTAATTATTCCTTTTGTATTAACACCATTTATTACAGCAACTTTATCATATTTTGCTACAGTTGCAGGTTTTGTAAGACCTACATATATTATGGTTCCTTGGACTTTACCTGCACCAATTGGAGCTTATTTATCTACTGGTGGAGACTGGAGAGCGATTGTACTGGTGTTTATTAACATCGCAATTTCATTCTTTGTGTATTTACCATTCTTTAAGGTTTATGACAATAAACTTGCACAAGAAGAAAATGTAACGACTGTAACTGAAAAAAATAGTCTTACTTTATAA
- a CDS encoding 6-phospho-beta-glucosidase, giving the protein MSKEGIKIVTIGGGSSYTPELVEGFIKRYNELPVSELWLVDIEAGKEKLEIVGNLAKRMVKEAGVPMEIYLTLDRKLALKDADFVTTQMRVGLLEARIKDERIPLQFGMIGQETNGAGGLFKGLRTIPVLLEIAEEMQQLCPDAWLINFTNPAGMVTEALLRYSKHKKVIGVCNVPINMTMTIAKLLEVDQSRVHIDFAGLNHMVYGLHVYVDGKEVTEHVLELLANPEIQMTMKNIAPLPWQKEFLMSLGVLPNPYHRYYYKTKHILDEELESFKTGTTRAEVVKKLEDDLFELYKDENLAIKPPQLEKRGGAYYSDAACSLITSIYNDKKDIQVLNVQNNGSIQGIPNESAVEVNCIVTKQGPIPISVGELPPQINGLVQQIKSFERVGAEAAVTGSYEKALLALTINPLVPSDEVAKEVLDALLDAHKEYLPLFYKEEMVNQ; this is encoded by the coding sequence ATGAGTAAAGAAGGAATTAAAATTGTAACAATAGGTGGAGGGTCTAGTTATACGCCAGAATTAGTTGAAGGTTTTATTAAAAGATACAATGAACTTCCTGTAAGTGAGTTATGGTTAGTTGATATAGAAGCAGGGAAGGAAAAGTTAGAAATCGTTGGTAATTTAGCTAAACGAATGGTAAAAGAAGCTGGAGTTCCAATGGAAATTTATTTAACGTTAGACAGAAAATTAGCGCTAAAGGATGCTGATTTTGTTACGACTCAAATGAGAGTAGGCTTACTAGAGGCACGCATTAAAGATGAACGTATACCTTTACAATTCGGTATGATTGGTCAAGAAACGAATGGTGCAGGTGGTTTATTTAAAGGGCTAAGAACAATACCTGTATTACTTGAAATTGCTGAAGAAATGCAGCAACTATGCCCGGATGCATGGTTAATTAACTTTACAAATCCTGCAGGAATGGTTACAGAAGCATTACTTCGATATAGTAAACATAAAAAGGTTATTGGAGTTTGTAATGTACCAATTAATATGACAATGACGATTGCTAAACTCTTAGAAGTGGATCAAAGTCGTGTACATATTGATTTTGCTGGATTAAACCACATGGTTTATGGACTTCATGTATATGTTGATGGAAAAGAAGTGACTGAACATGTATTAGAATTATTAGCAAATCCGGAAATTCAAATGACAATGAAAAACATCGCTCCATTACCATGGCAAAAAGAATTTCTGATGTCATTAGGTGTACTTCCTAATCCATATCATCGTTACTATTACAAAACCAAACATATATTAGATGAAGAATTAGAATCTTTTAAAACTGGCACTACTCGAGCAGAGGTCGTTAAGAAGTTGGAAGATGATTTATTTGAATTATATAAAGATGAGAATTTAGCTATTAAACCGCCACAGTTGGAAAAACGAGGTGGAGCTTATTACAGTGATGCCGCTTGTAGCTTAATTACATCTATTTATAATGATAAAAAGGATATCCAAGTATTAAACGTTCAAAATAATGGCTCAATACAAGGGATTCCGAATGAATCAGCTGTAGAAGTAAATTGTATCGTTACAAAGCAAGGACCAATTCCAATATCAGTAGGTGAATTACCACCTCAAATAAATGGATTAGTTCAGCAGATTAAATCATTTGAACGAGTTGGAGCTGAAGCAGCTGTTACTGGATCTTATGAAAAAGCATTATTGGCACTAACGATTAATCCTTTAGTTCCGAGTGATGAAGTTGCAAAAGAAGTACTAGATGCCCTATTAGATGCTCATAAAGAATACTTGCCATTATTTTATAAAGAAGAAATGGTGAATCAATAA
- a CDS encoding PTS lactose/cellobiose transporter subunit IIA encodes MTNEQEIFEIISHGGNARSLAYEALEAAEKNDFETADRLIEESHQEIGHAHKTQTTLIQAELNGQPCEKSLLMIHAQDHLMTAMSEQKLIEHIIRLHKKLAEK; translated from the coding sequence ATGACTAACGAACAAGAAATTTTTGAAATTATATCACATGGTGGGAATGCAAGATCACTAGCTTACGAGGCATTAGAGGCCGCAGAAAAAAATGATTTTGAAACAGCAGATCGCTTAATCGAAGAGTCTCACCAAGAAATTGGTCATGCACATAAAACACAAACGACTTTAATTCAAGCAGAATTAAATGGTCAGCCATGTGAAAAGTCTCTATTAATGATTCATGCTCAAGATCATTTAATGACTGCAATGAGTGAACAAAAGCTTATAGAGCATATCATTCGTTTACATAAAAAATTAGCCGAGAAATAA
- a CDS encoding N-acetylglucosamine kinase, producing the protein MKYVIGLDGGGTKSEAIAYNLDGEIISQGYSGFSNLLINEEDGINHIIEAIENCLSPLPKENCLFLFLGIAGIGGVKDRGPLEKALNDAFRIPFKIVNDAQIAHAALLNGQSGVLTIAGTGSICIGMHKERTVTAGGWGHLLGDEGSGYWICMEIFKKITQEFDEGVPLSYLSLKMLEKLQLKEVEELKKYIYHNTKAEIASHVPFIVEMANIGDLMALSVLQRAGQLLGKTTIQAIKKLNLREEPRVALKGSILSRIPVVQKTFIQTILEHYPTVTFYTDEISSTFGGYLLAMKEVNSRKE; encoded by the coding sequence GTGAAATATGTTATAGGTCTTGATGGTGGAGGAACAAAGTCAGAGGCTATTGCTTATAATTTAGATGGAGAAATTATTAGTCAAGGTTATTCTGGTTTTAGTAATTTACTAATCAATGAAGAAGATGGAATTAATCACATTATAGAAGCAATTGAAAATTGCTTAAGCCCTTTACCAAAAGAGAATTGCTTGTTTTTATTTTTAGGAATTGCTGGAATTGGTGGAGTAAAAGACCGAGGTCCGTTAGAAAAGGCACTAAATGATGCATTTCGTATCCCATTTAAAATTGTTAATGATGCACAAATTGCACATGCAGCATTACTAAATGGACAAAGTGGTGTATTAACAATCGCCGGTACGGGTTCTATTTGTATTGGAATGCATAAAGAACGGACTGTTACGGCTGGCGGATGGGGACATCTTCTAGGGGATGAAGGAAGCGGATATTGGATTTGCATGGAGATCTTTAAAAAGATTACACAGGAATTTGATGAAGGTGTTCCATTAAGTTATTTATCTTTGAAAATGCTGGAGAAATTGCAGTTAAAAGAAGTAGAAGAACTTAAGAAATATATTTATCACAATACAAAAGCGGAGATTGCTTCACATGTTCCATTTATAGTTGAAATGGCCAACATAGGTGATTTAATGGCCTTATCAGTTCTACAAAGAGCTGGTCAACTTCTTGGGAAAACGACTATCCAAGCCATAAAAAAATTAAATCTTCGAGAAGAGCCACGAGTTGCATTAAAAGGAAGTATTCTAAGTCGAATACCAGTCGTTCAGAAAACGTTTATTCAAACAATTCTTGAGCACTATCCAACAGTAACATTTTACACGGACGAAATCTCTTCGACCTTCGGAGGATATCTATTAGCTATGAAAGAAGTTAATTCACGTAAGGAATAA